One Armatimonadota bacterium genomic window carries:
- a CDS encoding GNAT family N-acetyltransferase, translated as MEDHAYTKSTPVVVEPRDNLAEHAEDLLIARYHAGIADHGFQWPAVGITLEDFRDQEGIVARIGGGVVGRAILDREFYPLAELVNLEVARAYRGRGVGSAIVSHAIERAARSGFLAIHAQVFRNNVAAHRLYAHHGFLPATQGEMLRIWKFLNFPVLAQFSDDHPMALLDSVAGSEPHTHLLRWHDPLGEDELEVTLTGGSCQFDSEGVGPAVSALSLRSSEVRLAARVDAIPPVRIGETVAVSLSVANKGSGELAGGFRIGLNTGFRIAGGHPGGEQFSLPPGASLERKVTVELTDSFPAHLLRISSYQSVPVSVDFLLGDHTFWLAAQAPVSDPTKGV; from the coding sequence CATGCCGGCATCGCCGACCACGGTTTCCAATGGCCGGCGGTTGGCATCACCCTTGAGGATTTCCGCGACCAGGAAGGCATCGTCGCCCGCATTGGCGGAGGAGTCGTAGGGCGAGCGATTCTGGACCGCGAGTTCTACCCGCTCGCGGAACTGGTCAACTTGGAAGTCGCTCGTGCCTACCGGGGGCGGGGCGTCGGCAGCGCAATCGTGAGTCATGCGATAGAGCGTGCCGCGCGTTCCGGCTTTCTGGCGATCCACGCTCAGGTCTTCAGAAACAACGTGGCGGCGCACCGCCTGTACGCGCATCATGGCTTCCTGCCCGCCACCCAGGGGGAGATGCTGCGCATCTGGAAGTTCCTGAACTTCCCCGTCCTCGCCCAGTTTTCTGATGACCACCCAATGGCCCTGTTGGATAGCGTCGCTGGCAGCGAACCACACACCCACCTGTTGCGTTGGCACGATCCTCTCGGCGAAGACGAACTCGAGGTAACCCTCACCGGCGGTTCCTGCCAGTTTGACAGTGAAGGCGTGGGGCCCGCGGTCTCTGCCCTCAGTCTGCGCTCATCTGAGGTTCGACTGGCGGCGAGAGTTGACGCAATCCCGCCTGTTCGAATCGGAGAGACTGTCGCAGTCAGTCTGAGCGTGGCCAACAAAGGGAGCGGGGAACTGGCAGGGGGGTTCCGGATCGGCCTCAACACAGGCTTCCGAATCGCCGGGGGACATCCGGGCGGGGAGCAGTTCTCACTTCCACCCGGAGCCAGCCTGGAGCGGAAAGTGACGGTCGAACTCACCGACTCCTTTCCGGCCCACCTTCTCCGCATTTCCTCCTATCAGTCTGTGCCAGTGAGCGTTGATTTCCTGCTGGGTGATCACACCTTCTGGCTGGCCGCGCAAGCGCCAGTGAGCGACCCCACGAAAGGGGTGTGA